AGCCCTTTGTACAtgagctgatatctcaaagtgctgtacagaaccccaacccctaaaaccccaaacagcaagcaatgcaggtgtagaagcatggtggcaaggaaaaacaaaggccaaaacctaaggaagaaacctagagaggaaccaggctatgaggggtggctagtctttttctggctgtgccgggtggaaggattcatcatgccaggtagtcctgaggcatggtctagggctccaggtcctccgagagaaaagagagaaagagaattagagagagcatacttaaattcacaccggacaccagataagacaggagaagtactccagatataacaaactgacccttgccccccgacacataaactactgcagcataaatactggaggctgagacaggaggggtcaggagacactgtggccccatccgatgatacccccggataGGGCCAAACAgtaaggatataaccccacccactttgccaaagcacagaccccacacaacaagagggatatcttcaaccaccaacttaccatcctgagacaaggccgagtataaacacacacacacacacacacacacacacacaaacgcacgcactcgcacgcgcatgcacacaaaacacacacacacacacacacacacacacacacacacacacacacacacacacacacacacacacacacacacacacacacacacacacacacacacacacacacacacacacaatttacagCCCTGAGTGGGAGTGAAGGGGAGCAAGCAAGATCAGTCTGTACGGGGTGACTAAAAACAGCTTCGCCACCCTCAGAGGGAAGGTGAGGGGAACGTTCCAATGTTGTGGTCTGGACCTGTTTCATCTGGAGACCTACAACACAGGTAAATGCTGTAGCTTAGCATTGCCAGACTACTTTGTCCATATTCACATGCCTACTGGAACACAAGGAAGTCAGAAGACtgaggcattaggtagtagtttcAAATAGGTAACACGACAAtacctatttgtgtgtgtgtgtcctgggtaAAGTAGTACGTGCAGCATGTGGTGGTGTGGGACCCTCAGTCAGACCTCTGTTCTACACCCCCAGCCCAGAACGTCTTGCCACAGCCATGCCTTGGCCTCATCCCTGGGTCCTTCCCGTCTGCCTCTAGATAACGAAAGCTCCGATGAAGCTAcgcctcaccctcctcaccccaaccccctccctcaactccctcccctcctcccctgcaTGTGTGGGTCCATCCCTGTCTGACCTGCCTCCAGACCCCAGCTACAGCCACAGTCACAACCTGCAAGCCAAGGTCCTAACCCTGTCTGACGTGTGTGTGAAAACACCTAAAACAGTTCTGTTGTCTCCCATGGTGTTTCAGAGGAGGACCTGCCGAGGTCTATAGCAGCAGACACAGGAGTGTCCGACAGTCCCTCAACATCAGACAGTAGCTGCTACTCCCCCGGGAACACTTCTCTGTCACACACGTAAGACCTGCCTGAACACTACACTCCAGACCTAAGCTCTAGACATACAGTATCTGGCCTTGACTATATGCTCCCAACATATTTCCTGCAATGAACATATGCTGTACCGTTTATATTTCTGATTTTATTCTTGACATTGATCATCtaactctcttcctctcctcattcttGTAAACCCATTAcccctctctcctgccctccctccctccatcaatcaatccctccctcccttgcgaGTGCAGCTCCTCCTCCGAGTCTGTCTTTCTCCAACCTCACCCACACCCACTCAGAGACACCTAACTCTTTGAGGCAACAaggcacaggagctctggcctgGGCGTGGGCACCAGGCCTTCCAGGTGTCCTGGAGCCAGCCAGTTTCCTAGACATCGAGGCAGACACTCAGGGAGCTCTCACTCGGCTGATACAGCTCATCGCCCCCCCCCAGGCTTCTAGTGGAGGTGGAAGTGATCAACATGAAGGCCCTGGAGCAAAGTGTAGGGCAAACCTGGATTTCAGAGGgccctgagacagacagagattgagagagtgagagagaaatcgagagagagagactgacatagATTCAAGTGCCTACTActatgtgtatatagtgtatgaacCTTTAAGATTCCACTAAGATATGAAGTGTGTACTATACTTTAAGATACAACTTTTCCCACTGTTGTTTACCTATTTTTTATGCTTCTGCGTTTGAAATTCTACATATGTATGATGAGATTTTTTAACTATTTACTAGTGCTTCTGTACTAGAAATTCTGCATACGTACAGTAgcagtctggacacacctacttattcaagtttttattttatttgtactatttctacattgtagaataattgtgaagaaaTAAAAACTCTGAAATTagacatatgaaatcatgtagtaaccaaagaagtgatCAACAaatagccttgatgacagctttgcaccctcttggctttatctcaaccagcttcacctggaatgcttttccaacagtattgaaggagttcccacatatgctgagcacttgttggctgcttttccttcactctgcagttaaactcatcccaaaccatctcaaatgggttgaggtcgggtgattgtgggggccaggtcctctgatgtagcactccatcactctccttcttggtcaaatagcccttacacagcctagaggtgtgttggatcattgttctgttgaaaacaaATTGTTGTCCCACTAAGTACAGATGATtgttttcttattggtgtcctttagtagtggtttctttgcagcaattcgaccacgaaggcctgattcatgcagtctcctctgaagagtTGATGTTGAGAAGTGTTTGTGACTTGAAcactttgaagcatttatttgggctgtaacctgaggtgcagttaactctaatgaacatatcctctgcagcagaggaaactctggtgtcaggatttggccagggttgttccgggtttttgtcagtagatgtccccattgtgctttttgtccctgtgtttttcccttgttccccattattgtttgcacctgtgtctcgtttaccctgattgtatttaaaccctttgtttccctcagttctgtgctctgtgtttgtatgttagcaccctgccctagtgttctgtgtgctcttgtcgattccgggtgacgttcttgtggttttttgtttatttttggtgagtttcttttgagttcttttgtgttttacctaccaccttttggatttgccatttttgtattttaggattttttctttattaaattcaccgtcttaagtactgctgtgtctgcctcatcttctgggttctgctgtctattcgtggctcagttggttaagtgactgtttctcactctggagacccaggttcgaaaccgggtcctgacagaaacacagagccaaaaatgaacccagaggcagccagttcccaggacctttttgccacgctgtcccaccaccaggagactgtccaacgccacgaagccgccctggttcagcaagaggccttaatggctagacattctcatcttctgtcggagatgctgacttccattaagcaaatatctgatcgacttaccccggcaacagttcccgtcccagtacctcaagttcacgtacccatggcagttaaccccctggctgaacctcgtcttccacctccccaacggttctcaggtgatccaagtgcttgtaaagggtttctcactcaatgttctctctcctttgagctgcaaccctcgtcgtttcccaccgaccggtctaagatcgcatatatcatcaccctgctgtcggaaaaagccctggcctgggctactgctgtgtgggatgcccatagttcctgctgtgccagctactctgcctttgctgaggaattcaaacgagtgtttcaaggcccaagcagtggttctgactcagccaaacagctcctgactctccatcaaggttggcgcagcgtgacggactatgccatccagttccgcacggtggcagcagcgagtggctggaacaacgaggcgctcacggtgtgctttctgaaaggcctttccgacactatccaagatgaactggccactcgggaaccaccggacaatctcgagtccctgatcaagttggcctcacgcattgaccagcgtctgagagagagaactcaaccgtagacctctagctcctatcagtcccagctccgagtccccacctttatcatcactggctccaccggaacccatgcagattggacgcatctcccaggttgagagagaccgccggatgaggagcgacgctgtctatattgcggcaaaccgggccatttccgttccatgtgtcccgggctccagggaaacgctctgtcccgtacagaccgggggaactgtaacggaaacataacctcctcccatccgtccaactcccgtctgctcattccagtcaccctctcctgggacaaccacaagcttcaccttcaagccttggtagactctggagccgcaggtaacttcatggatggtgtctgggcgaaggagaatggcgttccctctgaacttctaagtgaccccatgaaagttactacattggatggaagccctttgggatctggacttgtcactcatgtcactacctccttgagactttcagtttcacaacaccaggaattgatgaactttcatttgatctcctgttccgagttccctctcgtccttggatacccctggcttcacagccataaccctcacatcgactggtctgtgggcactatcaagcagtggggtcctacgtgccaagctacttgtattttccagaattcgccgagttctactcccgagtctttagaatccatcgacctgacccgagttcccgagtgttaccatgacctcaaactggtgtttagcaaacagagggccaccatgctaccaccccatagatcttacgattgccccatcgacctgtttccgggcacttgcccccccaagggtcggatcttttccctatctccacccgaacgagctgctatggatacctacatcaaggactctctggaagcaggcctcatgcgtccatcaacctccccggcgggagcagggtttttctttgtggccaagaaagatggtgggttacgtccttgcatcgactaccggggactcaatgacataaccgtccgtaaccgttacccgctaccccttatggccacagccttgagctgctccaggaagcagttgttttcactaagcttgacctgcggaacgcataccatcttgtgcggatcagacctggtgacgagtggaagaccgctttcaacacgcctactggtcactatgaatacttggtgatgcccttcggcctgaccaacgccccagcggtgttccagcgctcataaacgatgtgcttagggatatgcttaacatatttgtgttcgtttacttggatgacatcctcatcttttcgagctccttcaagaacacactaagcatgtcagacaagtactcaaacgcctcctggacagccatctgtacgttaagccggaaaaatgtgaattccattcatccagtacaattcctgggatttgtagtggaacccggtcgaatccaaatggaccctaggaaggtaggggcggtagcggattggcccaccccaaatccgttaaggatgttcagcgtttcctgggcttcacaaacttttaccgcaagttcatcaagaacttcagtttggtggcagctcctctctcagctttaaccaaaggtggcaatgcaaggtttttggggaagagaagctgagacggccttccaaggactcaagcagcgcatcctctctgctcccatcctgatactaccgactacggatgaaccatttgtggtggaggtagacgcatcagaggttggtgttggagctgtcctgtctcagaggggtgaagacaagaagcttcatccgtgcgctttcttctcacaccggcttaccccgactgagaggaactacgatgtgggggatcgtgaactcctagcggttaagatggcattgaaggaatggagacactggctcgagggggcttctcacccgtttcaagtgcttacggaccacaaaaatctggagtatatccagcaggcgaagcgattgaactctagacaagctagatggtctcttttcttcaatcgattccagtttatcctcacctatcggcccgggtcgaagaatctcaaaccggatgccctgtcccgagtctacgctcctgccattcgagatgacacggacatgcctgtccttcctgctgctaagattgtggctccgatctcgtggcaagttgaggataccgtgagacgtgctcaagctagcgaaccggaccctaaaggaggccctgccaatcggttgtttgtccccaaggcagtgaggactcaggtccttctgtgggggcactcctctcgcctcacctgtcatccgggcgtaggtcgcaccttggagttcatccagcgtaagttctggtggcctaccataagagaagacattgccactttcgtcaatgcctgccccgtgtgctgccagggcaaatcttctcacctccgccctcaaggactccttcatcctttacctgttccccacagaccctggtcccatatctcattggactttattactggacttcctccatcccatggcaatactactatcctagtcataatcgacaggttttcaaaggcggccaggttcgtccctctgactaagttaccttctgccaaggaaacggctgagttggtaattaatcatgtgttccgagtcttcggcattcctcaagatgtggtttctgacagaggtccccagttcgcctcaaggttttggaaggccttctgccaactcatgggggcttctgccagtctatcttcagggtatcatccggagtccaacggccaaacagagaggatgaatcaagagctggaaaccaccctccgatgtatgactcgtgacaacccgtccacatggtcatcctttattgtttgggccgaatacgcgcacaacaccttgcgctcctcctccactggtatgtccccgcacagtgtcagtttggctatgctcctccattgttcccggaccaggaggcagaagtcagagtgccttcagccttgaggttcgtcagacgctgtcggcttatgtggaggaagacccgtcttaatctgatgcgttcctcacagaggtatcaacaacaagccaacagacgtcgccgtcccgggcctaccctgcgccccggccagagagtctggctttccacaagagacttacctctacgggtggagtctcgcaagctgtcccaaaaatacatcggtcccttcaaggttgccaggagagttaacccagtttcttatcgcctacacttacccagatcccttaagattaatcccacatttcatgtgtctttgttaaaacctgttgtttttctcccttgtcccggcagacagacctccccctccgcctcgtgtcattggaggccagccggctttatactgtccaccggatactggattcccgccgggtgcagcggtcctggcagtatctggtggactgggaaggctacggtcctgaggagcgctcctgggttcctgccaaagacatcctggaccctgacctcattcgtcagttcagggtcctccaccctgagagctggtaggaacgtcaggagccgttcctaggggggggattctgtcaggatttggccagggttgttccgggtttttgtcagtagatgtccccattgtgctttttgtccctgtgtttttcccttgttccccattattgtttgcacctgtgtctcgtttaccctgattgtatttaaaccctttgtttccctcagttctgtgctctgtgtttgtatgttagcaccctgccctagtgttctgtgtgctcttgtcgattccgggtgacgttcttgtggttttttgtttatttttggtgagtttcttttgagttcttttgtgttttacctaccaccttttggatttgccatttttgtattttaggattttttctttattaaattcaccgtcttaagtactgctgtgtctgcctcatcttctgggttctgctgtctattcgtggctcagttggttaagtgactgtttctcactctggagacccaggttcgaaaccgggtcctgacactctgggtcttccattcctgtgccggtcctcatgagagccagtttcatcatagcgcttgatggttttgcgattgcacttgaagaaacttcaaacgttcttgacattttccagattgactgaccttcatgtctttcaGTAATGATGGAccgtcatttctctttgcttatttgagctgttcttgccataatatggacttggtcttttaccaaatagggctatcttctgtataccacccctaccttgtcacactacaactgattggctgaaacgcattaagaaggaaagaaattccacaaattaactttttactAGGCACAcgtgttatttgaaatgcattccaggtgacctcatgaagctggttgagagaatgccaagagttgtcatcaaaatatatattgatttggcaagtcggttaggacatctactttgtgcatgacacaagtaatttttccaaaaaattgtttacagacagattatttcacttataattcactgtatcacaattgcagtgggtcagaaatttacagggactaagttgactgttcctttaaacagcttggaaaattccataaaaggatgtcatggctttagaagtttctgataggctaattgacataatttgagtcaattggaggtgtacctgtggatgtatgtacctgaaacatttaacccaagttaaacaatttaacctctagtgactccccatcccgggtccgggagtgtaatcatcgtctgacactaattagcattacgcaacggacataaatattcctagaaaatatttaTGAGACAaaatattgagacacagcttagccttttgttaatcaccctgtcatctcagattttctaaatgtggaaggctacctgaaacgtttgacccaagttaaacaatttaaaggcgatgctaccaaatacactcaattactatgtaatcttctgacccactgggaatgtgatgaaagaaataaaagctgaaataaataattatctctaatattattctgacatttcacattcttagaataaagtggtgatcctaactgacctaaaacagggaatttttactaggatgaaatgtcaggaattgtgaaaaactgagtttaaatgtatttgtatgtaaacttctgacttcacctGTACGTATTCTGGGGGTTGGGGTTGTTTACATTTTACTTATTGTGTATCTATTGtgtaataaaatatttaaataggattattttttttatctcaaaGGACATATATTTTTCTTGATGATCAATGAAGACATATGGCCACTTGGCCCAGAAGTAACGTTGTGTTTTGTGTTGAATGTCCATTATGTTTTCTATTTGAAACATATAGTGACATTCATCTTTAAATAATCACCTAATCCTAAAGTAAACCGTGTGAGGGAAAAGTGTGTTGATAGGAGGGTATTTGCAAGTGGGGACCTTTACTTTATATCACTGAGTCTACACAAGTCATCTCATATCCTAGAGAGAAGTCTGGCAGGTTAGCCATTACATGATTAGAACTGGCACATTTCAacagtatacacacattactGTAATGTAGCCGTTGGAACCAACATACTGTACAGGTTATCGTCAGATTGACATTGTCTCGAGGTCGTCCATTATTTCACCATTACTTATCATGGCAGGTGGATACTCTCTTATCGTGGCGATAAAGAACGCAGAGTTAGAACCGTGGACCATCTGTATATAAGACAACACACACGTCTCAGATCACTCATCCACAGGCATCTACAGGtgagtctggttcctctcaaggtctCTACCTCGCCTGGTTTGCGCTGAGCAAAAGAATTGCGATACATTACGTTTGATGGTTTGATTGACGAATTGCTTCTTTGCACAGGTGAACGAGTTCTAAGGTGACTGCTGAGGAGACCAGACATCACATCATGAAGTGGGCTATCGTTCTGTGTGCGGTGGTGGCACTCTCCGAATGCATCATCCAGTACGTTAATCatgctgttctcctgctgtactcctgctattctcctgctgtactcctgctattctcctgctatactcctgctattctcctgctattctcctgctattctcctgctatactctgctattctcctgctattctcctgctattctcctgctattctcctgctattctcctgctgtactcctgctgtactcctgctatactcctgctattctcctgctattctcctgctgtactcctgctgtactcctgctgtactcctgctattctcctgctatactcctgctattctcctgctattctcctgctattctcctgctattctcctgctattctcctgctattctcctgctattctcctgctattctcctgctattctcctgctattctcctgctattctcctgctattctcctgctattctcctacTATTCTCCtactattctcctgctattctcctgttattctcctgctgttctcctactattctcctgctatactcctgctattctcctgctattctcctgctattctcctgctattctcctgctattctcctgctatactcctgctatactcctaTATTTACATTACACAACAGATCAGAAGGCAGTGAAAAGTGTAATACCCCGAAATGAGTGAATGATTTGAATAGTCACACACAGTTATTTAGCCTATGCTGCCATAACGTTTATTACAATGGTTTGACCAGAAGGTCTTGGACCTTTGACCAGAAACCTGCTGGACCTGAGCTGCTTGCCCAACCAGACTTTGTCCTCCTCCACAGGGTGCCGCTGATCAAGGGGAAGAGTGCCAGGGAGAGCCTGGAGGAGCAGGGTCTGTGGAATGAGTTAAGAGGGAAGTTCCCTTTCAACCCCACCAGGTTTGACGACCAGAGCCTATATGTCTCCAGCGAGCAGATGACCAACGACGCTGATGTAAGCATGAGAATGGACAGCACTTAACACGTTCCACTATGTAAGGCAGCAGAGAAGGCTGAAGCACGTCTTTTGGCCTCTTCTTCCTAAATTAATTATTGATCCACCAGGAAAACATTAGTTTGAAATCAACAATTCGATTACTGATGACCTATAGGTATTCTGGTGTAATTCAGCTAATTCTTATAATAACATAGGGTAGGGGGAGGTATTTATTAATACAAATATTTAGTTCATTATTTGATCTTCTCTAGTTGGCGTACTTTGTAGGGGGAGGTATTTATTAATACAAATATTTAGTTCATTATTTGATCTTCTCTAGTTGGCGTACTTTGTAGGAGGAGGTATTTATTAATAGAAATATTTAGTTCATTATTTGATCTTCTCTAGTTGGCGTACTTTGTAGGGGGAGGTATTTATTAATACAAATATTTAGTTCATTATTTGATCTTCTCTAGTTGGCGTACTTTGTAGGGGGAGGTATTTATTATACAAATATTTAGTTCATTATTTGATCTTCTCTAGTTGGCGTACTTTGGAGTGATCTCCATTGGAACTCCACCTCAGTCCTTCACTGTCATCTTTGACACTGGATCATCCAACCTGTGGATTCCCTCCGTCTACTGCAGCAGCGCAGCTTGCGgtttgtaacacacacacacaaacacacacacacacacaaacacacaaacacaaatgcccaaacacacatacacaaatgcccaaacacacacacgcacaaacacacacacacacacaaacactgccaGGCTAATCGTGTCTCCCCTCCTTCCAGCCAACCACAACAGGTTCAACCCCGGTTTGTCCTCTACCTTCAAGAATGCTGGGAAGAGCCTGTCCATCCAATACGGTACTGGCAGTATGACTGGCTTCGAGGGCTTCGACACCGTTGTGGTAAGGAACAGaattcaacacaacaacatgaggaCTGTAAACTTTGTGTAGCTTTCAGTACTATCTCAAATATTATCCTCCTCTTCTTGGTCCTCTGTAGGTGGGTGGGATCCCTGTGAAGAACCAGATCTTTGGGCTGAGTCAATCGGAGGCTCCCTTCATGGCTCATATGAAGGCTGATGGTATCCTGGGTCTGGCTTACCCCCGCCTGGCTGCCTCTCAGGCC
This window of the Oncorhynchus masou masou isolate Uvic2021 unplaced genomic scaffold, UVic_Omas_1.1 unplaced_scaffold_1701, whole genome shotgun sequence genome carries:
- the LOC135531996 gene encoding pepsin A-like, whose product is MKWAIVLCAVVALSECIIQVPLIKGKSARESLEEQGLWNELRGKFPFNPTRFDDQSLYVSSEQMTNDADLAYFGVISIGTPPQSFTVIFDTGSSNLWIPSVYCSSAACANHNRFNPGLSSTFKNAGKSLSIQYGTGSMTGFEGFDTVVVGGIPVKNQIFGLSQSEAPFMAHMKADGILGLAYPRLAASQATPVFDNMMTQHLVNQDMFSVYLTRNSAVGSMVTFGGIDTNHYSGQIAWIPLSSQMYWQITVDSVTVNGQIVACNGGCQAIVDTGTSNIVGPQADISSMARAVGAHSANGDNVVNCNNINNMPSMVFHIHGQAFTLPASTYVRQSTYYGCRTGLQSSSSDLWILGDIFIRQYYSIFSRAQNMVGLALAR